GCCAACGCATCCGGATTCTTTATGGAAACATTGCAGGGCTGAGCAGGTGCGGCTTCTACAATATAACGGGCGCTGTCGGTAGGGGCATTGATATCTGTATAGGAAAGAGTTCCGTAAGAAACAGAATCAATCTTTGTCCAGCTGCCTGTGTTGTTTCCATCACGGAGAATATAATATTGAGAGAAAGAAAATCCTTCGTAATCATTTGTCCATATCAGATCAAAGGTGCTGGGCGGAGTGTAACTGGGAGTAGAAAGGTGAATGGTTCGGTGATGCGTGCTGAGTATGCTTTCACTTCCGCAAGTATCCACTTCAGAAATTTTATACCGGTAAGAAGTTATTTTCGGATTTACTCCATTTGTTGTATCCGTAAACCACGATAAAGAATCATAATGAACACTTCCTATGTGCACATAATTATTTAAACCGATCTCTCTGTAAATACGAAAGCTGTCTACACCGCTTGTCACAAGTCGTTCCCAAACAATTACATTTTGTGTGTTGGTGGCAGTATCAACTGTTACAAGGCAAATGGGAACTAATGGCAACGTTGAAACAATAGAAACACTCGCTGTTGAAGTGCATCCGTTGTTATCAATAACAGAGACCGTATAATTTCCTAAAGCCAATCCGGTAGCAGTTGCAGTTATTTGTACGGGAGAAGTGTTCCATGAATACGTGTAAAGAGTTGTTCCTCCCGTAACATTTGCCGTTGCAGTTCCATCAGTGGCGCCATAGCAGTCAATAGTTGTTGGTGTGATGGAAGTTGAAAGCACATTCGGTTCAGTAACAATTACATTGGTGATGCTTGTCTGGCAGCCGTTGTTATCTTTTGTCACTACGCTGTAAGTTCCTGCCGTTAATCCTGTGAAAACATTTGACATTTGGTAATTAGTTCCTCCATCTTTAGAATATTGCAAAGGAGTTGTTCCTCCTGTTGCATTCACGGTGATGCTTCCGTTATTTCCTCCGTTACAACTCACGTTCACTTGTGTAGTGGTAAAAGAAAGTGAGCCGGGAGTGGTGATGGTAACACTCGCTGTTTTTGTACAACTCAAATTATCTGTAACGAGAATTGAATAAGTTCCGGTACAAAGATTAGCTGCAGTGGCTGAAGTGGTTTCTCCTGTGCTCCACGCATAGGTATAAGGCGCTGAGCCGCCAGTTATAGTTACCGTTGCAGAACCTATGCAGTTTCCATTACAATTAATATTTGTTTGTGAAGTCGTGATGTTTATTGCCGATGGCTGCGTAATGGTAACTGTTTTTGAAGTGGTGCAGAGATTTGCATCTGTAACTACAAGTGTATAATTTCCTGCTCCAAGCCCTGTTGCCATTTGTGTAGTCTGTCCGCCAGGATTCCAGGAATAAGTATAAGTACCTGTCCCTCCGGTAACATTTGCGTTTGCCGTTCCGCTTGGAGATACGCAGGAAGTTTGCGTGGGAGTTATGGTTGTGCTGAAAGCAGTTGGCTGCGTTATCGTAACAGTTGCTGAAACCAAACATCCCATAGTATCTCGTACAATCACTGAATACGTTCCTGCTGTCAATGCGGTAATGGCAGAAGTACTTGCGCTGTTGGACCATGTATAGGTAAATGGTGGAGCTGCACCCGTAACACTTGCTGTTACAAAACCATTATTGCCGCTTGGACACCAAATATTTTGTGAAGAGGTGCTAAATGACAAATTACAGTTGCCGAAATATTTTGCAACATATCCGTCATCGCTTCCGGCAGAAGTAATATTGGCAACTCCTATATTCGGATCGAAATCAACGGTGCCTGTGGAAAAAAAACCTGCGACATACACATTTCCTTTTTTATCCACATCCATATCGTATGCTAATGGTGCGTTTAATCGTTTTGCCCATATATAATTTCCGTTGCTGTCATATTTTCCGAAAAAAATATTTTTTAGCCCAGATGAAGTAAGATTTGCTGTGCCAGCACCTGGATCAAAGTCGGCAGTAAGCTGAAAATATCCTGCCACATATACATTCCTTGAAGTATCGGTTGCAATGCTGTATGCCCAGTCACCGGTTGTTCCTCCAATGCCTTTTGCCCAAAGATAATTTCCACTGTTGTCGTACTTGGCAAAGAAAATATCTTCAGCCCCTGTACTAATAAGATTTGAAATGCCTGCTCCCGGATCAAAGTCAACTGTGTTTTTAAAATAACCGGCTACAAGCACGTTGCCTGATTTGTCAATCTTTAAATCGTATCCTCGGTCGCTTGATGCAGCACCGATATTATGTGCCCAGACGTAATTACCTCCACTGGTGTATTTGGCAATATAAATGTCATCGCCAGCGGC
This sequence is a window from Bacteroidota bacterium. Protein-coding genes within it:
- a CDS encoding SBBP repeat-containing protein, with the protein product MKRLLFANGRILAIAGLLHFIAIIFFFSENRLLAQTSADVAYKWAYNIGSSQQEYTNSVAVDDSGNVYITGMFDAPVDFDPGVGTAMLSPIDVYSIFVAKYDKNENYKWAFVVGGTGSDYGYGIALDSVANVYVTGMFYNTVDFDPGAGTANLTSQGATDIFFAKYNGNGNFIFAKRMGGPGNDEGFNIGLDRSANILVTGYFSYSVDFDPGAGTANMTSVSNSMDAFYAKYDNNGNYLWAHNIGTTNPDYGKAIVADAAGNVFITGWFNGGTVDFDPGAGTQNLTAAGDDIYIAKYTSGGNYVWAHNIGAASSDRGYDLKIDKSGNVLVAGYFKNTVDFDPGAGISNLISTGAEDIFFAKYDNSGNYLWAKGIGGTTGDWAYSIATDTSRNVYVAGYFQLTADFDPGAGTANLTSSGLKNIFFGKYDSNGNYIWAKRLNAPLAYDMDVDKKGNVYVAGFFSTGTVDFDPNIGVANITSAGSDDGYVAKYFGNCNLSFSTSSQNIWCPSGNNGFVTASVTGAAPPFTYTWSNSASTSAITALTAGTYSVIVRDTMGCLVSATVTITQPTAFSTTITPTQTSCVSPSGTANANVTGGTGTYTYSWNPGGQTTQMATGLGAGNYTLVVTDANLCTTSKTVTITQPSAINITTSQTNINCNGNCIGSATVTITGGSAPYTYAWSTGETTSATAANLCTGTYSILVTDNLSCTKTASVTITTPGSLSFTTTQVNVSCNGGNNGSITVNATGGTTPLQYSKDGGTNYQMSNVFTGLTAGTYSVVTKDNNGCQTSITNVIVTEPNVLSTSITPTTIDCYGATDGTATANVTGGTTLYTYSWNTSPVQITATATGLALGNYTVSVIDNNGCTSTASVSIVSTLPLVPICLVTVDTATNTQNVIVWERLVTSGVDSFRIYREIGLNNYVHIGSVHYDSLSWFTDTTNGVNPKITSYRYKISEVDTCGSESILSTHHRTIHLSTPSYTPPSTFDLIWTNDYEGFSFSQYYILRDGNNTGSWTKIDSVSYGTLSYTDINAPTDSARYIVEAAPAQPCNVSIKNPDALA